From the genome of Streptomyces sp. NBC_01142:
AACACGGTGGTGAACAGCCCGAGGGCGAGAGCCGCCAGGAGGGTGGGTCCGTCGATCCCGTGCAGGCCGTCCAGGAAAGCGCCGGTGCCCTGCCACCACAGCATCGCCGCGACGATGGCGGCTCCGACGAGCATGCCGAGGCGGGCCCGGACCGCCCGCAGGATCATGCGGTGCCGCCCGTCGGCCCGGGCAGGGCCAGCACATCGCTGTGGTGCACCACGGCCCGCAACTCACCCGCTTCGCACGCTGCCAGGCGGCGTTGCAGATACGAATCGGCATCCGGCGCGAGGTCCGGCCGCTGGTCACGGGCGGCGCCGACCCAGCCCCGTAGCCACTCCGCCGTCAGCGCGGACTCGTCGGCGCCCAGCCGCCACGGGCTGGCCTGCACCTGCACCGTCAGGCCGTGGCGTGCGAAGGCATCGGAGGCCGCCGTGGCGGCATCGGGTCCCAGGAGCCGGCGGCCGTGATCGACGCGGCGCTGGTGGGCGTTGAACGCGTCGGCGATCTCGGCGTCCAGCGGGTCGGCAGGCGTGAGACCGACCCGCCCCGCCACGGAGAGCGCCAGCAGCGCAGGGCAGCCGGCCACGGCACAGGCCGCGGCGAGCGCGTCCAACTCGTCGCGGGTGAGCAGGTCCAGGAGAGCGGAGGCCGTCACCAGCGAGGTGCCGGTGAGGCCGTCCGCGGTCAGGCGGGTGATGTCACCGCGTTCCGTCGTCACCGTGACGCGGCTGCCGTCGGCGGCCGTACGGGGCATCTGCGCGGCGGCCAGAGCGAGCAGGCCGGGGTCGTGGTCGTGCAGGATCCAGTGCTGGGGACCGTTCAGCCGGGGGGCCAGCCAGCGCCCCATGGAACCGCTGCCGCAGCCGAGATCGCGGATTGTCAGCCCCGCGTCCCGCCGCGCCGGACCCGCCGGATTCATGGGGGCTGCCGGATCCACCTGGTCCGCCAGGTGTTCCCGCAGCGGGTCGAGGAGTTCTGCTGCGCGGGCGGCGGCGTCGGCGCCCTCCCGCAGTGCCAGCCACTCCGGGGCGTATCGAGGTGCGTCGGTCTCGCTCATGCGGCTCTCCGTGGTTCTTGCCGGAGTTGTTCCAGCGCCTTGGCCAGGCTCCGTGAGGTCGCTTCCCAGCCGTCCAGCGCGGTGCGCCGGCGTCGCGCGGCCGCCTTGGCACGGTGGCGTTCGCCGGGGTCGCTCAGCCAGCGGCGCAACGCCGCGGTGAGAGCCGCCGGGTCCTTCGGCGGTACAAGGACGCCCGGCACACTGCCGTCGGGCGCGCGCCCGACCGCCTCCGGGAGCCCGCCGACGGCCGTCGCCAGTACGGGAACCCCGCGCGCGAGCGCCTCCGTCACGGCCATGCCGTACGTCTCGGCGTGCGAGGTGAGCACCAGAAGGTCGGCGGCGGCGTAGCTCGCGTTCAGCTCGGCGCCGGACCGGGGGCCGACGAGGTGGACCCGGTCGCCGAGGCCCCGTTCACCGATCAGCTCCCTGAGCAGGGCTACGTACTCCGGATCCTGGCCCAGCCCGCCGACGCAGAGGCAGCTCCACGGCAGGTCGGCGACGGCGGCGAGGGCCTGCACCAACTGGTCCTGGGCCTTACGCGGGGTCACCGAGGCGACGCACAGCAGCCGCAGGGGGCTGCCGGTGCCGGTCGCCAGGGGGGCTATGTCGGCTCCCGGGGCGGCGACATGGACCCGGCCGGGGGCGAGCCCGTGGTGGTCCACGAGCCTGTCGGCCGCCCACTCACTGGTTGCCACGACTGCCGCCACGGCCCGCAGTGTCCTGCGCTCCGCGGCGTCCAGAGTGGCCGCCGGGCCCGGTGCCAGTCCTGTCTCGTCGCCCAGCGGCAGGTGCACCAGTACCGCCAGGCGCAGCCGTTCGGCCTCGGGGACGATGATGTCGGGTACGGCGCAGGCGACGAGTCCGTCGAGGAGGACGAGGGTGCCGTCCGCCGACTCCCGGAGGATCCGCGCCAGCTCCGC
Proteins encoded in this window:
- a CDS encoding glycosyltransferase family 4 protein encodes the protein MPQRSVRVVMPGGVDDPAAPSGGNIYDRRVCRDLPRVGWQVREHAVAGDWPQPGADARAELARILRESADGTLVLLDGLVACAVPDIIVPEAERLRLAVLVHLPLGDETGLAPGPAATLDAAERRTLRAVAAVVATSEWAADRLVDHHGLAPGRVHVAAPGADIAPLATGTGSPLRLLCVASVTPRKAQDQLVQALAAVADLPWSCLCVGGLGQDPEYVALLRELIGERGLGDRVHLVGPRSGAELNASYAAADLLVLTSHAETYGMAVTEALARGVPVLATAVGGLPEAVGRAPDGSVPGVLVPPKDPAALTAALRRWLSDPGERHRAKAAARRRRTALDGWEATSRSLAKALEQLRQEPRRAA
- a CDS encoding class I SAM-dependent methyltransferase produces the protein MSETDAPRYAPEWLALREGADAAARAAELLDPLREHLADQVDPAAPMNPAGPARRDAGLTIRDLGCGSGSMGRWLAPRLNGPQHWILHDHDPGLLALAAAQMPRTAADGSRVTVTTERGDITRLTADGLTGTSLVTASALLDLLTRDELDALAAACAVAGCPALLALSVAGRVGLTPADPLDAEIADAFNAHQRRVDHGRRLLGPDAATAASDAFARHGLTVQVQASPWRLGADESALTAEWLRGWVGAARDQRPDLAPDADSYLQRRLAACEAGELRAVVHHSDVLALPGPTGGTA